One Nitrospina watsonii DNA segment encodes these proteins:
- a CDS encoding DUF5069 domain-containing protein, giving the protein MNLTSKYPRSPRQRLAGLVHVPRMIDKARACKENTLGEYIYPCPLDKQILEFLNVDSDAFMDKASTLPEATIEEWVEYLVQSKSRRDFEKINESILNASPDTDDAKRKFKDILNSIDRNRFDITSWAELIDLEEGRM; this is encoded by the coding sequence ATGAATTTAACCAGCAAGTATCCACGCAGCCCGAGACAACGCCTGGCAGGGCTCGTCCATGTTCCGCGCATGATCGATAAAGCCCGCGCCTGCAAAGAAAACACGCTGGGAGAGTATATTTATCCGTGCCCTCTCGATAAACAGATTCTGGAGTTCCTGAATGTCGATTCCGATGCCTTCATGGACAAAGCATCCACGTTGCCGGAAGCGACCATTGAGGAATGGGTCGAGTATCTCGTGCAGTCCAAGTCCCGCAGGGATTTCGAGAAAATAAACGAATCGATCCTGAACGCCTCTCCGGACACGGATGACGCCAAAAGAAAGTTCAAGGATATTTTGAACTCCATCGACCGCAATCGATTCGACATCACCAGTTGGGCGGAGTTGATCGATCTGGAAGAAGGCCGAATGTAA
- a CDS encoding nitroreductase family protein, which yields MSRDAVKSTISYHQRTKHHFNQLARGPGHLDWATQPNPFRRYEQAPLVYLPPVVADDSPPYHKIFEADAIPPRPLNADSISRFFELSLAVSAWKQAGDNSWALRSNPSSGNLHPTEGYAVLDAMAGIGATPGVYHYAPKEHGLERRAELMAEQFQSLLTEFPDGTFLAGLTSIHWREAWKYGERAFRYCQHDIGHALAAYRIAAAVLGWKLVLLEDMDDASIATLFGIDRDDDFSDAEREHPDLVVAVFTQPVQSLPQTRRLPGEALAGLCSAKWVGQANRLSPDHREWPVINEVAESSLKNETGTWDAGSAPFTSCTDWLNADLSLRQQRVTARQIIRQRRSAVAFDGITGMSRDAFYKTLAQTIQPLPADAVPWQPGIHFCLYVHRVDGLPPGVYFFLRDLQQLQRVKAITDPGFLWKKPEACPDELPLYVLSETNVQRQAAQVSCTQEIAGQSAFSLGMIADFDNTLQQQGAWYYRRLFWEAGMVGQMLYLAAEYMGLRATGIGCYFDDPVHEILRLRGNAFQSLYHFTLGGAVEDKRLTTHPAYAWSCDLVESRFAARPGGAESNACAERTRTLPDAACVEWHGKRVSRIGAGLKRFGRIKRQHQEAMDALLQSTLNVIETSPDESEGEDQVVLGNALNRRVNADEGGAEGVFVIAGIGLAKGRHHRLLQDMEQRGRAFPDVISLGTGRAFCMHPEFLKDQIDRSLRRSGLPQLDLAILRLPENGLQALGAEACRQQVRRAFLYLQEECDRGHIGGFGIACPLWLDPENVMKEFSLETVYAGNKDLKGFQAVEFAANFIHDQAVVGTPEVPSLLERARGLGLKTLCGTPLRAVVEGEDVLLVDYPPCESENREAKWDWVLDELKELETRIHLNSMADGRNLKEVLEQASIPSPFKFRDLIEPVRHFQPQHTAQLNEALDQIQQIYFRARSLGEQIVQARLWDPVSFDEMMDTGEQYFSWIAQDLKIRFHQESNSNVALLRSRYFADAPETIPLQVLGVQWLLGQGVDVVLSGMTQAGYVKEAETLLKALS from the coding sequence ATGAGTCGCGACGCCGTCAAGTCCACCATATCCTATCATCAACGGACCAAGCATCATTTCAACCAACTGGCACGGGGACCGGGGCACCTCGACTGGGCGACGCAACCCAACCCGTTTCGCAGGTACGAACAGGCGCCGCTCGTTTACCTGCCGCCCGTCGTGGCCGATGACTCCCCACCTTATCATAAAATTTTTGAAGCCGATGCCATTCCGCCGCGCCCGCTCAATGCGGATTCCATCTCGCGCTTTTTTGAACTGTCGCTTGCCGTGTCGGCGTGGAAGCAGGCGGGCGACAACAGTTGGGCGCTGCGCAGCAATCCATCGAGCGGCAATCTGCATCCGACGGAAGGCTATGCGGTGCTCGATGCAATGGCGGGCATCGGTGCCACGCCGGGTGTTTACCATTACGCGCCTAAAGAACACGGGCTGGAACGACGTGCCGAATTGATGGCGGAGCAGTTTCAATCCCTGCTGACGGAGTTCCCAGACGGAACGTTCCTTGCCGGATTGACATCGATCCATTGGCGCGAAGCGTGGAAATACGGTGAACGCGCGTTCCGCTATTGCCAGCACGATATCGGCCATGCGCTGGCTGCATACCGCATCGCCGCCGCGGTGCTGGGATGGAAGCTGGTGCTGTTGGAGGACATGGACGATGCGTCGATCGCCACATTGTTTGGCATCGACCGCGATGATGACTTTAGCGATGCGGAGCGCGAGCATCCGGACCTGGTGGTGGCGGTGTTCACGCAACCGGTGCAATCATTACCGCAAACGCGACGGCTTCCGGGAGAAGCGTTGGCAGGACTTTGCAGTGCGAAGTGGGTGGGGCAGGCCAACCGTCTCAGCCCGGACCACCGCGAATGGCCGGTCATCAATGAAGTGGCGGAGTCGTCATTGAAGAATGAAACGGGAACCTGGGACGCGGGTTCCGCACCGTTCACCTCTTGCACCGATTGGTTGAATGCGGACTTGTCCCTCAGGCAGCAGCGGGTGACGGCGCGGCAGATCATCCGCCAGCGCCGCAGTGCGGTGGCCTTCGATGGCATCACCGGCATGAGCCGCGACGCGTTTTACAAAACCCTGGCGCAGACCATTCAGCCCTTGCCCGCCGATGCCGTGCCGTGGCAGCCTGGCATTCATTTTTGTTTGTACGTGCACCGGGTCGATGGTTTGCCTCCGGGAGTTTATTTTTTCCTGCGTGATCTGCAGCAACTGCAACGTGTGAAAGCAATCACCGATCCCGGATTTTTGTGGAAGAAACCGGAGGCGTGCCCGGATGAACTCCCTCTCTACGTATTGAGTGAGACCAACGTGCAACGGCAGGCGGCGCAGGTGAGCTGCACGCAGGAGATCGCCGGGCAGAGCGCGTTCAGCCTGGGTATGATCGCCGACTTCGACAACACGCTTCAGCAGCAGGGCGCGTGGTACTACCGTCGCCTGTTCTGGGAAGCGGGGATGGTGGGGCAGATGCTGTACCTTGCTGCGGAATACATGGGGCTGCGGGCGACGGGCATCGGCTGTTATTTCGACGATCCGGTGCATGAAATTTTGCGGCTGCGCGGCAATGCGTTTCAGAGTTTGTATCATTTCACCCTTGGCGGTGCGGTGGAGGACAAACGATTGACCACGCATCCGGCGTACGCCTGGTCGTGCGATCTGGTGGAAAGCCGCTTTGCGGCGCGGCCGGGGGGCGCGGAGTCCAACGCCTGTGCTGAACGCACGCGGACGTTGCCGGACGCAGCCTGTGTCGAATGGCACGGCAAACGGGTGAGCCGGATCGGTGCCGGACTGAAACGGTTTGGACGCATCAAACGTCAACATCAGGAAGCGATGGATGCGTTGCTGCAAAGCACGCTCAACGTGATCGAAACCTCTCCCGACGAATCCGAAGGTGAAGACCAGGTGGTGCTGGGCAATGCGTTGAACCGGCGCGTGAACGCAGACGAGGGCGGCGCGGAAGGGGTGTTCGTGATTGCTGGAATAGGCCTGGCGAAAGGGCGGCATCATCGTTTGTTGCAGGATATGGAACAACGCGGCCGTGCCTTTCCGGATGTGATTTCCCTCGGCACGGGACGCGCCTTCTGCATGCATCCTGAGTTTTTAAAGGACCAGATCGACCGCTCCCTGCGCCGCTCCGGCCTGCCGCAACTGGATCTGGCGATCCTGCGCTTGCCGGAAAACGGATTGCAGGCTCTTGGAGCCGAAGCCTGCCGCCAGCAGGTACGTCGTGCGTTTCTATATTTACAGGAGGAATGCGATCGTGGTCACATCGGCGGCTTCGGCATCGCCTGTCCCCTGTGGCTCGACCCGGAGAACGTAATGAAAGAGTTTTCATTGGAAACCGTGTACGCCGGCAACAAGGACTTGAAAGGATTTCAGGCGGTCGAGTTTGCAGCCAACTTCATTCACGATCAAGCCGTGGTGGGCACGCCGGAGGTGCCGTCCTTGCTGGAGCGGGCGCGGGGGTTGGGACTCAAAACCCTTTGCGGTACACCGTTGCGCGCGGTCGTGGAGGGCGAGGATGTGTTGCTGGTCGATTACCCGCCATGTGAATCCGAAAACCGCGAGGCTAAGTGGGACTGGGTGCTTGATGAATTGAAGGAACTCGAAACACGCATCCATCTTAACAGCATGGCCGATGGGCGCAACCTGAAAGAGGTGCTGGAGCAGGCGAGCATCCCGTCGCCGTTCAAGTTTCGCGACCTCATCGAACCGGTGCGCCATTTTCAACCGCAGCACACGGCGCAACTGAACGAAGCGCTCGACCAGATTCAGCAGATTTATTTCCGTGCGCGGTCGCTGGGCGAGCAGATCGTGCAGGCGCGGCTGTGGGACCCGGTCAGTTTTGATGAAATGATGGACACCGGCGAGCAGTATTTCAGTTGGATCGCGCAGGATTTGAAAATCCGCTTCCACCAGGAATCCAACTCGAATGTGGCCTTGCTGCGCAGTCGTTATTTTGCGGACGCGCCGGAGACCATTCCTCTGCAAGTACTGGGAGTGCAATGGTTGTTGGGGCAGGGCGTGGACGTGGTGCTGTCCGGCATGACGCAGGCGGGGTATGTGAAGGAAGCGGAAACTCTGTTGAAGGCGCTTTCTTAG
- the tatA gene encoding twin-arginine translocase TatA/TatE family subunit: MMGIGFPELMVILVIIMIIFGAGKLPEIGSAFGNSIRNFKKSMKEAEEGDETAAVPEQTESTSAGDSASTLQPDAHPSTQTASPAPSSSQPVTANATKVTDTAKAPAPQPAQGQNPATGGKKKDKPKDEAEQMIEDAINEIKEKRIGTVKSPHDGLVQQSDVFTDSLKRTPFGRGRDRGISRDVF; the protein is encoded by the coding sequence ATGATGGGGATCGGTTTTCCAGAGTTGATGGTGATCTTGGTGATCATCATGATCATTTTCGGTGCCGGCAAACTTCCCGAGATCGGCAGCGCATTTGGAAACAGTATCCGCAACTTCAAAAAGTCGATGAAGGAAGCGGAAGAAGGGGACGAAACCGCCGCCGTGCCGGAACAGACCGAGTCCACCTCGGCAGGTGACAGCGCCTCGACATTGCAACCCGACGCGCATCCGTCAACGCAGACCGCGTCCCCGGCACCGTCTTCCAGCCAGCCGGTCACGGCCAATGCGACCAAGGTGACGGATACCGCAAAAGCGCCTGCCCCGCAACCGGCGCAGGGTCAGAATCCCGCTACCGGCGGCAAGAAAAAGGACAAGCCGAAAGACGAAGCGGAACAGATGATCGAGGACGCGATCAACGAGATCAAGGAAAAACGCATCGGCACCGTCAAGAGCCCGCACGACGGACTGGTTCAGCAGAGCGACGTGTTCACCGACTCCTTGAAGCGCACGCCGTTCGGACGCGGCCGCGATCGCGGCATTTCGCGCGACGTTTTTTAG
- a CDS encoding lysylphosphatidylglycerol synthase transmembrane domain-containing protein — protein sequence MSKILKPLFFLFGVGLFAWAVRAVDFSDVTQHLLTLGWGFGLVFLAYGLVAYFDARSWQFAFKPEEAARLTTFALWKVRTIGEAFNAITPFGSLGGEPVKAHFLKAQYELGYKQGLASQVVARTTLMLSLILFMIPGTVFLFQIEGIDEAFATGSATGLITFSVLIILFLLFQTTGCLSVLVGWFDRSFPKSEARPAVDHLLALCTMMSGYYRNHPRRCLQSIFYGWLGWVAGVLELYFTLYFFGVELSWMELWTIEAILQLVRVGSFFIPLSLGAQEAGLVVIFIAMGLAGNLGLAVSLVRRIRELIWIGLGLLLGGSAAFKPVRVPVESPRTTLK from the coding sequence ATGTCTAAAATCCTGAAACCCCTTTTTTTCCTGTTCGGCGTCGGGCTGTTTGCCTGGGCCGTACGCGCCGTCGATTTCAGCGACGTCACCCAGCACCTGTTGACGCTGGGCTGGGGATTCGGCCTGGTCTTTCTTGCGTACGGGCTGGTCGCCTACTTCGACGCCCGCTCGTGGCAGTTCGCCTTCAAGCCGGAGGAAGCGGCACGCCTCACCACCTTCGCCTTATGGAAAGTGCGCACCATCGGCGAAGCCTTCAACGCCATCACCCCGTTCGGCTCGCTGGGCGGCGAACCGGTGAAAGCCCACTTCCTGAAGGCGCAGTACGAACTGGGATACAAACAAGGCCTCGCCTCGCAGGTGGTGGCGCGCACCACGCTCATGCTGAGCCTCATCCTGTTCATGATTCCCGGCACCGTCTTCCTGTTCCAGATCGAGGGCATCGATGAAGCATTCGCCACCGGCAGCGCCACCGGGCTCATCACCTTCTCCGTCCTCATCATCCTGTTCCTGCTGTTTCAGACAACCGGGTGCCTGAGCGTTCTCGTCGGCTGGTTCGACCGCAGCTTCCCCAAAAGCGAAGCGCGGCCCGCCGTCGATCACCTGCTCGCCCTGTGCACCATGATGTCCGGCTATTACCGCAACCATCCGCGGCGGTGTTTGCAATCGATCTTCTACGGCTGGCTGGGCTGGGTGGCGGGCGTGCTCGAACTTTATTTCACTCTGTATTTTTTCGGTGTCGAGTTGAGCTGGATGGAGTTGTGGACCATCGAGGCCATCCTGCAATTGGTGCGGGTGGGTAGTTTTTTCATCCCGCTCAGCCTGGGCGCGCAGGAAGCGGGGCTGGTGGTGATCTTCATCGCCATGGGTCTGGCCGGCAACCTCGGTCTTGCCGTATCGCTGGTGCGCCGCATCCGCGAATTGATCTGGATCGGGCTCGGCCTCTTGCTCGGCGGCAGCGCCGCCTTCAAGCCGGTGCGCGTGCCCGTGGAATCCCCCCGAACAACCCTGAAATAA